The Acholeplasma laidlawii PG-8A DNA window AGCATGAGTATAAATTAAACTTTAATTATTTAAACCGTGTTCACGTATTAAACCCGGAATACTTTGCAAGAAAAGATAATCAGTTTGAGGATTTACATATATACGCCTTATCAACACTTGAAAACTATGCCAAGTTTTTTGTTGAAATATTTGAAGGTAAACCTTTTATCAATGTACTTGATCATGTAATTGCATCCAACAAAATTATGCCTCAACAATACCCTTTTATCAAAAAAATGGTGCTTTTTTACATAGCAATTAGTGATATGAAGCAACAAATTAATTTAGATTTAATGCCGCTTAAGTTAAAAACTTTACTTAACTTTAACGAAAACGATCTTTTATTTTTAGATAAAGTAAATCAGGGTGTATTAGACATACCTATGATTTTACCTCCAACCATGGCATCAAAACTAGATAATCATCCGAAAGTTAAATTAATGAGGCAATAAAATGAAACCATATACATTAGGCATGATCACTTTTTTAGAAAGTGGCATCGATGAAAAAAGTGGGAAAGTATCTCACAAAGAACGTTTAGACCGTGCAATTGAAGAGATTGTTTTAGCTGATAAGGTTGGTCTTGATTATTATGGTATTGGTGAGCATCATAGATCAGACTATGCTGCATCAAGTCCCCAAATCATATTGGCTGCAGCAGCAAAACTTACTAACCGCATTCATTTGGGTAGTGCTGTAACCGTCTTATCTAGTTCAGACCCAGTTCGAATTTATGAGGATTTTGCAACCCTTGACGTATTAAGTAATGGGCGAGCTGAAATTATGGCAGGTAGAGGTTCGTTTATTGAGTCCTTCCCACTATTTGGTTATGATCTAGATGACTATCAAACACTATTTACTGAAAAACTGGATATGTTACTTGAAATCAGAAAAAATGAACGTATTACTTGGAAAGGTGGAAAGCACACCCCCAAATTAGATAATGTAGGTATATACCCTAGAAGTATCCAAGAAAAGTTAAAGGTAAGTATTGCTGTAGGTGGTACACAATCAAGTGTAGTACGTGCTGCTAAATTGGGGTTACCAATGATTATTGCTGTACTTGGTGGTTCTCCACTTAGGTTTAAACCATTAGTTGATCTCTATAAACATTTCTACCATGAATCAGGTCATAATCCTGATGATATGGAAATAGGTATTGCTATTCATGGTCTTATCACAGATAAAGATCCAAATGATCTTGTTGAACGTTATTTCTTACCACACCATGCAACCTTTACTAAATTAGGTGAAGAGCGAGGTTGGAACGTAGGTCATAAAAAAGAATACTTAAGTAAAGTAATAGATGGACCACTTTTTATAGGTCATGTAGATGATATTGAAAAACGTATTTTAGAAGTCTTTGAAGGTCTTGGTGTCAACAGATTTTTACTGCAAACACCAGGTTCATTAATGCCACATGAAGATGTCTTAAAAACAATTGAACTTTATGGAAACAGAATTATACCAAATATTAAGAAAAAATTAAATAAAGCTTAATCATGAAAGAAGATGTGAAACTAGTTGCAGATATTATAATGTAAACGGTTGCACATCTTTTTTATCATATTAGTGTGATAGAATATGCATGTATGATTACTTATTAGAAAGGAACTTAAAATGGACAACGTATTTATTAACAAAGAGATTTTTAAGGGTGCATATATACTCATGCTAAAGAATCTATTCAATAAAAGAATAGAAACAGCAACATTATATGAAAAGTATGCAGCATTAGCTTCATTACTTGATAAACAACTAGAGAATGACTACGAAGCAACTACGGAATATGTAGAGAAAAACAATCTAAAGAAAACTATTTATTTTTCAATGGAGTTCTTAATGGGTCGTTTGATCACATCTAACCTCATGAACTCAGGTTATGCGGATGTTGTAAAAGCAGCATTTGATGATTTTGGATATGATTTAAATGAAATTGAACTTGCAGAAACAGATGCAGGACTTGGTAATGGAGGATTAGGTCGATTAGCGGCTTGTTTCCTTGATTCAGCAGCATCATTATCATTACCTTTTTATGGTAATTCACTAAGATATAAAAAAGGATTCTTTGTTCAAAGATTCGAAAACGACAAACAAAGAGAATATCCAGACCCTTGGTTAGATAAACCATTTTATTGGGAAGAAAGAAAAGAACAAGAAGCTATCCACATTCCATATTTTGGTTATGTAAAAGATACTAAATTAATTGATCCTGTATGGGTTAAAGCTGTACCTTATGATGTTAAAGTTGTTGGTGCTGGTAATGGTGTAATTACGCATCTTAGATTATGGTCAGCTGAAAAGAGTGAATTACATCCATATCATGATGAAGAATATCTAAAAATGGTTTCTAAAATCACTGAATCATTATACCCAGATGACTCTACTGAAGCGGGGAAAACATTAAGATTACAACAACAATACCTATTCTCAGCAGCAGGTATTAAATCAGTTATTTTAGAGCATAAACGTTTAGGTCGTGATATTAAAGACTTACATAAATATTATGTATTCCAAGTAAATGACACCCACCCAACATTAATTATTCCTGAATTAATGCGTATCTTAATGGATGAAGAAAACTTAGGTTATGATGAATCATGGGATATTGTGACACAATCAGTAGCATATACAAACCATACAATTTTATCTGAAGCATTAGAAAAATGGAATATTAAGATCTTTAGAAACTTATTACCTAGAGCATTTGAGATCGTTCAAGAAATGAACCGTCGTTTCAAAATTGTTTTAGAAGAAGCTAAAGTACCACAAGAAAAAATATATCAAATGCAATTAATTGGTGCTAACAATGTACGTATGGCAAATATTTGTATCTACGGATCGTTTTCAGTGAACGGTGTTGCTGCATTACATACTGATATTTTAAAGAACATTGAACTTAATGACTTCTATAAATTATATCCATCTAAATTTAATAATAAGACTAACGGCATTACCCACCGTAGATGGTTATTACATATCAACCATGAATTAACTGATATACTTGATAACTTATTAGGCAGCAAAGCATGGCATAAAGACTTAAGTTTAATTAAAGGACTAGAACAATTTAAAGATGATCTAAAAGTCCAAAAAATGATTAAAGACATGAAGTTATCTAAGAAACGTGCACTCATTCAAAAGATCAAAAAAGATACAGGTATACTTCTTGATGAAAATGCTATTTTTGACATTCAAATCAAACGTCTACACGAGTATAAACGTCAATTACTAAATATCTTGAATATTATTTATACATATCAAAGACTAAAAACAGACATGGAATTCAAAAAGAATTTCCATCCACAAAACTTTATCTTTGGTGCTAAAGCAGCACCTTCATATGTGATGGCTAAAGGTATTATTGAATTAATTAATAAAACGAGCCATGTCATAAATAATGATACCGATACAAACAAGTTACTTAAAGTTGTCTTTGTAGAAAACTATAATGTAACTTATGCTGAATACTTATTTCCAGCTGCAGATTTATCTGAACAAATTTCTACTGCATCTAAAGAAGCAAGTGGAACAGGTAATATGAAGTTCATGCTAAATGGTGCTGTAACCATTGGTACAATGGACGGTGCAAACGTAGAAATTGTTAAAGAAGCAGGTATGGAAAATAACATCATCTTTGGTTTATCCTCAGATGAGGTAAATAGCATCTATAAAAACAACGGATACAAACCTAGACAAATTTATGATGAGGATCCAAGATTACAATCTATATTTGATTTTATTAGAGGATTAACGATTAATCCGACACACTTTGACTTTATCTTACAAAACCTATTAACATCTGACTACTTCCTAGTATTAAAGGATTTTGATAGTTACGTTAAAGCACAAGAAAGAGCAAATCAATTATATAAAGACCAAAAACAATGGTGGCATATGGTTATCATGAATATTGCAAATGCTGGCTTCTTTACATCTGATCGTACGATTGCACAATACAATCAAGACATCTGGCAACTAGAAGAAATCAAAAAATAATCAACTTATAAAGAAAATGAGCCTTATTTTAATAATAAGGCCATTTTTGTAGCATATTTATTGTAAAATAGGATTAAAGGACAAACATTGGGGAGGTACATAAAATTGGCATTTACAGAATCTCATGCAAATTTATATCTATTAGGCAAGAACTATTTAGCACATCAGTTTTTAGGTGCACACCTGAATAAGGATGATGATGGCAACATCATATCTACTACATTTACTGTTTATGCACCCAACGCAAAAGAAGTTAGACTTATTGCAGATTTCAACAATTACGAAGGCTGGAAGCATGTTCTAACTAAAATTCATCCACAAGGATTTTGGTCCATTACAATACCCAAAGACCTTGAATGGGCAACTTATAAATATGAGATTCATCTAAAGAATGGAAAGATCTCACATAAATCAGATCCGTTTGGATACTTTTCTGAAGTAAGACCATCAAACGCATCTAAAGTTTATGATATTGATGGGTATCATTGGAAGGATCATGACTGGTTTAAAAACAAGAAAAAAGTCTATGATCAACCAATGCTTATCTATGAAGTGCATCTTGGCTCTTGGCAAAGAAATAATGGTCAATTTAGACCGTATAATGAAGTGGTTAAAGATTTAATTGACCATGTAAAATACAACGGATTTACCCATATTGAACTCATGCCAGTCTATGAACATCCACTGGATGACTCATGGGGGTATCAAGGTACTGGTTTTTTTGCGGCAACTTCTAGATTTGGGTCACCAAAAGATTTAATGTATTTAATCGATCAGTGTCATCAACATGGTATTGGTATCATCATGGACTGGGTTTTAGGACATATTAATAAAGATGACTTTGGTTTATTTAATTTTGATGGCACTTATCTTTATGAATATGAGGATACCTTTAAAAGAGAAAACATAACATGGGGTACTGCGAATCTAGACTTCAATAAAGGTATTACTAAAAGTTTTATGATGTCTGCCCTTACTTTTTGGATGGATTACTTCCATGTTGATGGATTTAGAATTGATGCTGTATCTCACCTGTTTTATTATCTAGGTGATGAGTCCAATGGTATCAATGAAGAAGCTATTGCATTTTTAAAAGAAATTTCAGCACATGTATTTAGTAAGGATGAAACCTTCATCCTATCTGCAGAAGACTCAACGGCATTTCCACTCGTTACCAAACCAACCTTTCTTGGTGGTATTGGGTTCAACTATAAATGGAATATGGGCTTTATGAATGATGTCTTATCTTACTTTAAACTTGATCCGATATACAGGAAACATAACCATGATAAACTAACTTTTGGCTTAGTTTACGCATTTAATGAACAATTTATTTTACCCTTTAGCCATGATGAGGTCGTACACCTAAAAGGTTCCTTAGTCAGTAAAATGCCGGGAAGTTATGAACAAAAGTTTGCGCATTATAGAAACCTTATGACATTCTATATGACACACCCGGGTAAAAAGTTACTATTTATGGGTCAGGAATTTGCACAAATTGCTGAATGGGATTTTAAAAAGGAACTTGACTGGAACTTATTAAAGTTTCCGATACATGACGCTTTTAATAGATACTTTAGGGATTTAGCACATGTGTATAAACACCATGATGCACTTTATCAAAAAGATCATGATCCGTCAGGATTTAAATGGTTAATCGTGGATCATAAAGACACATCTGTCTTTGCTTATGCAAGATACTCGGATAACGAAGTACTTGTCATGGTTCATAATCTAACTCCAAACTATTATCAAAGCTATGAAGTTGGTGTACCTTTTGAAGGAACATATGAGGAAATATTAAATTCCAACAAAGACATTTATAATGGAACAAACTTATACAACGGCTTACCACTTAAAACCTACAAAGAACCAAGAAATGGTCAACCATATCATCTCAAGGTACAACTTTCAGGGTTAACGAGTATTATCTTTAAATATAAAAAATGAGAATCCTGTGTTAGGATTCTCATCTTGTTGATTTACGTTCTACTAATTCAACATTCATGACTTCATGAAGGGTGGATAACTCATCACCACGAATTAATCTTGTTAGGTTAATAAAAGCTTGTTTACCTAATAAATTAATCGGTTGAGAAATGGTTGTTAGAGGTGGATGAATCCACTCTACAAACGGTGTATTATCATAACCGATAATTTGAACATCTTCAGGTACTCTACGACCTAAACGTTGTAAAATAGAAGATATGACAAGTGCCATCGTATCTGAGTATGCAAAGATACCATCAATATGAGGATTAGCACTTAAAACTTGTTCGATAAGTTTAGCATCTGGATTGACTAAGTCAAAGTCAAAGACATCTGCGTGTAAATTATGTTTTTTTAAAACCTTATTAAAACCTAATGTACGCTCGATGGTTGTCA harbors:
- a CDS encoding LLM class flavin-dependent oxidoreductase translates to MKPYTLGMITFLESGIDEKSGKVSHKERLDRAIEEIVLADKVGLDYYGIGEHHRSDYAASSPQIILAAAAKLTNRIHLGSAVTVLSSSDPVRIYEDFATLDVLSNGRAEIMAGRGSFIESFPLFGYDLDDYQTLFTEKLDMLLEIRKNERITWKGGKHTPKLDNVGIYPRSIQEKLKVSIAVGGTQSSVVRAAKLGLPMIIAVLGGSPLRFKPLVDLYKHFYHESGHNPDDMEIGIAIHGLITDKDPNDLVERYFLPHHATFTKLGEERGWNVGHKKEYLSKVIDGPLFIGHVDDIEKRILEVFEGLGVNRFLLQTPGSLMPHEDVLKTIELYGNRIIPNIKKKLNKA
- a CDS encoding glycogen/starch/alpha-glucan phosphorylase; translation: MDNVFINKEIFKGAYILMLKNLFNKRIETATLYEKYAALASLLDKQLENDYEATTEYVEKNNLKKTIYFSMEFLMGRLITSNLMNSGYADVVKAAFDDFGYDLNEIELAETDAGLGNGGLGRLAACFLDSAASLSLPFYGNSLRYKKGFFVQRFENDKQREYPDPWLDKPFYWEERKEQEAIHIPYFGYVKDTKLIDPVWVKAVPYDVKVVGAGNGVITHLRLWSAEKSELHPYHDEEYLKMVSKITESLYPDDSTEAGKTLRLQQQYLFSAAGIKSVILEHKRLGRDIKDLHKYYVFQVNDTHPTLIIPELMRILMDEENLGYDESWDIVTQSVAYTNHTILSEALEKWNIKIFRNLLPRAFEIVQEMNRRFKIVLEEAKVPQEKIYQMQLIGANNVRMANICIYGSFSVNGVAALHTDILKNIELNDFYKLYPSKFNNKTNGITHRRWLLHINHELTDILDNLLGSKAWHKDLSLIKGLEQFKDDLKVQKMIKDMKLSKKRALIQKIKKDTGILLDENAIFDIQIKRLHEYKRQLLNILNIIYTYQRLKTDMEFKKNFHPQNFIFGAKAAPSYVMAKGIIELINKTSHVINNDTDTNKLLKVVFVENYNVTYAEYLFPAADLSEQISTASKEASGTGNMKFMLNGAVTIGTMDGANVEIVKEAGMENNIIFGLSSDEVNSIYKNNGYKPRQIYDEDPRLQSIFDFIRGLTINPTHFDFILQNLLTSDYFLVLKDFDSYVKAQERANQLYKDQKQWWHMVIMNIANAGFFTSDRTIAQYNQDIWQLEEIKK
- the glgB gene encoding 1,4-alpha-glucan branching protein GlgB; amino-acid sequence: MAFTESHANLYLLGKNYLAHQFLGAHLNKDDDGNIISTTFTVYAPNAKEVRLIADFNNYEGWKHVLTKIHPQGFWSITIPKDLEWATYKYEIHLKNGKISHKSDPFGYFSEVRPSNASKVYDIDGYHWKDHDWFKNKKKVYDQPMLIYEVHLGSWQRNNGQFRPYNEVVKDLIDHVKYNGFTHIELMPVYEHPLDDSWGYQGTGFFAATSRFGSPKDLMYLIDQCHQHGIGIIMDWVLGHINKDDFGLFNFDGTYLYEYEDTFKRENITWGTANLDFNKGITKSFMMSALTFWMDYFHVDGFRIDAVSHLFYYLGDESNGINEEAIAFLKEISAHVFSKDETFILSAEDSTAFPLVTKPTFLGGIGFNYKWNMGFMNDVLSYFKLDPIYRKHNHDKLTFGLVYAFNEQFILPFSHDEVVHLKGSLVSKMPGSYEQKFAHYRNLMTFYMTHPGKKLLFMGQEFAQIAEWDFKKELDWNLLKFPIHDAFNRYFRDLAHVYKHHDALYQKDHDPSGFKWLIVDHKDTSVFAYARYSDNEVLVMVHNLTPNYYQSYEVGVPFEGTYEEILNSNKDIYNGTNLYNGLPLKTYKEPRNGQPYHLKVQLSGLTSIIFKYKK